Proteins from one Mycobacterium sp. EPa45 genomic window:
- a CDS encoding TOMM precursor leader peptide-binding protein translates to MPVLLRPDDVVQVGWDPRRAVLVRPPDGVTPAALASLLRGMQIPAGKAELRRRAVSHGLAKDFDQLLDALVSSGVVRCRTRTSASRALSVRVHGVGPLSDLLVDALRCSGARIAQTSHAGASVSAAAADMVVLTDYLVADPRLVRDLHTVGVPHLPVRVRDGAGLVGPLVIPGVTSCLACADLHRTDRDGAWPALAAQLRDVIGSADRPTVLATAAVALGQLTRIITAVRGQEAAGAPPATLNTTLQVDVSNNTITARRWSRHPRCEC, encoded by the coding sequence ATGCCGGTGCTGTTGCGACCCGACGATGTGGTGCAGGTGGGCTGGGATCCACGCCGCGCCGTGCTGGTCCGGCCCCCTGACGGTGTGACGCCGGCGGCGTTGGCCTCGCTGTTGCGTGGCATGCAGATTCCCGCCGGCAAGGCCGAACTGCGGCGGCGGGCCGTCTCTCACGGGTTGGCGAAGGACTTCGATCAACTGCTCGACGCGCTGGTGAGCAGCGGTGTGGTCCGGTGCCGTACCCGCACGAGCGCCTCGCGCGCGCTGTCGGTCCGGGTGCACGGCGTCGGCCCGCTATCGGATCTGCTGGTCGACGCGCTTCGGTGTTCCGGGGCGCGGATTGCCCAGACGAGCCATGCCGGTGCCTCGGTATCGGCAGCCGCCGCCGACATGGTCGTGCTGACCGACTACCTGGTGGCCGATCCCCGGCTGGTGCGTGACCTGCACACCGTTGGCGTTCCGCACCTGCCGGTGCGCGTCCGCGACGGTGCCGGGCTGGTCGGCCCGTTGGTGATCCCCGGCGTCACGAGCTGCCTGGCATGCGCCGACTTGCACCGCACCGACCGCGACGGGGCCTGGCCGGCGCTGGCCGCTCAGCTACGAGACGTGATCGGCTCCGCCGACCGTCCGACCGTGCTGGCAACCGCCGCCGTCGCCCTGGGACAGCTCACGCGCATCATCACCGCGGTGCGCGGACAAGAGGCGGCCGGCGCTCCCCCGGCCACGCTGAATACCACCCTGCAGGTCGATGTGAGTAACAACACCATCACGGCTCGGCGCTGGTCACGGCATCCACGCTGTGAATGCTGA
- a CDS encoding zinc-dependent metalloprotease, with translation MSDQPFGFSAGDDPDRDKPKKDPNSGPGDPFGFAGGDFNMADLGQIFTKLGQMFSGAGNPMAGGSGPVNYDVARQLASSSIGFVAPIPSATSTAIADAVHLADTWLDGATALPAGATRAVAWTPNDWVDGTLDRWKRLCDPMAEQISSVWAQSLPEEAKAMAGPLLAMMTQMGGMAFGSQLGQALGKLSREVLTSTDIGLPLGPTGVAALMPEAIEALSEGLEQPRSEILTFLAAREAAHHRLFSHVPWLSSQLLNAVEAYAKGMKIDMSGLEELAQGFNPAALSDPAAMEQLLSQGMFEPKATPEQTAALERLETLLALVEGWVQTVVTAALGDRIPGTAALSEMLRRRRATAGPAEQTFATLVGLELRPRKMREAAVLWERLTEAVGVDARDGVWQHPDLLPSSADLDEPAGFIDRIIGGDTSSLDIDSAIEQFQKETESTESGEDDKEV, from the coding sequence ATGTCTGACCAGCCCTTCGGCTTCTCCGCGGGAGACGACCCCGACCGCGACAAGCCGAAAAAGGACCCGAACTCCGGCCCCGGTGACCCGTTCGGCTTCGCCGGCGGCGACTTCAACATGGCCGACCTCGGCCAGATCTTCACCAAGCTGGGCCAGATGTTCAGCGGCGCCGGCAATCCGATGGCCGGCGGATCCGGACCGGTCAATTACGACGTGGCCCGCCAACTGGCGTCGAGTTCGATCGGCTTCGTCGCGCCGATCCCGTCGGCTACCAGCACCGCCATCGCCGACGCCGTGCACCTGGCCGACACCTGGCTCGACGGCGCGACCGCGCTGCCCGCCGGGGCGACAAGAGCTGTCGCCTGGACTCCCAACGACTGGGTCGACGGAACCCTCGATCGATGGAAGCGGCTGTGCGATCCGATGGCCGAACAGATTTCGTCGGTGTGGGCGCAGTCGCTGCCAGAAGAAGCCAAGGCGATGGCCGGTCCGCTGCTGGCGATGATGACCCAGATGGGCGGCATGGCGTTCGGCTCCCAGCTCGGTCAGGCCCTCGGGAAGTTGTCCCGTGAGGTGCTGACGTCCACCGACATCGGCCTGCCGCTGGGGCCGACGGGTGTGGCGGCACTGATGCCGGAGGCCATCGAAGCCCTGTCCGAAGGACTCGAGCAGCCGCGCAGCGAGATCCTGACGTTCCTGGCCGCCCGCGAGGCGGCCCATCACCGGTTGTTCAGCCATGTCCCCTGGTTGTCGAGCCAGCTGCTGAACGCCGTCGAGGCGTACGCCAAGGGCATGAAGATCGACATGAGTGGGCTCGAGGAGCTGGCGCAGGGCTTCAATCCGGCGGCACTGAGCGATCCCGCCGCCATGGAACAGCTGCTCAGCCAGGGCATGTTCGAACCGAAGGCCACCCCGGAGCAGACCGCGGCGCTCGAGCGGCTGGAAACGCTGCTGGCGTTGGTCGAGGGCTGGGTGCAGACCGTGGTGACGGCCGCTCTCGGCGACCGCATTCCCGGCACGGCAGCGTTGTCGGAGATGCTGCGACGCCGGCGGGCCACCGCCGGACCGGCCGAGCAGACCTTCGCGACGCTCGTCGGCCTGGAACTGCGGCCGCGCAAGATGCGGGAAGCCGCAGTGCTGTGGGAGCGGCTCACCGAGGCCGTCGGCGTCGACGCCCGCGACGGTGTCTGGCAGCACCCGGACCTGCTGCCCAGCTCCGCGGATCTCGACGAGCCGGCCGGGTTCATCGACCGGATCATCGGCGGTGACACCAGCAGCCTGGACATCGACTCCGCGATCGAGCAGTTCCAGAAGGAGACGGAGTCCACGGAGTCCGGCGAGGACGACAAAGAGGTCTGA
- the tpx gene encoding thiol peroxidase, with protein sequence MAQITLKGNPINTVGELPAVGDQAPAFELTGTDLGNVESGQFSGKAVVLNIFPSIDTGICAASVRQFNERVGAGGVTVVNVSKDLPFAQSRFCGAEGIENVTSASAFRSSFGEDYGITLVDGPMAGLLGRAVVVIGADGKVVYTELVPEIVQEPDYDAALAAVNA encoded by the coding sequence ATGGCACAGATAACCCTCAAGGGAAACCCCATCAACACCGTCGGAGAGCTGCCCGCCGTCGGCGACCAGGCTCCCGCCTTCGAGCTGACCGGCACCGATCTCGGCAACGTTGAGAGCGGCCAGTTCAGCGGAAAGGCTGTGGTGCTCAACATCTTTCCGTCCATCGACACCGGAATTTGCGCTGCCAGCGTCCGGCAGTTCAACGAGCGTGTCGGCGCCGGTGGCGTGACCGTCGTGAACGTGTCGAAGGACCTGCCGTTCGCACAGAGCCGGTTCTGCGGCGCCGAAGGCATCGAGAACGTCACATCTGCCTCGGCTTTCCGCAGCAGCTTCGGTGAGGACTACGGCATCACGCTCGTCGACGGACCGATGGCGGGGCTGCTCGGCCGGGCCGTCGTCGTGATCGGCGCCGATGGCAAGGTCGTCTATACCGAGCTCGTTCCCGAGATCGTCCAGGAGCCCGACTACGACGCCGCGCTGGCCGCGGTGAACGCCTGA
- a CDS encoding ATP-dependent DNA helicase UvrD2: MPVTFDHLTGLDDEQREAVLAARGPLCVLAGAGTGKTRTITHRIAHLVANGHVAAGQVLAVTFTSRAAGEMRSRLRAMDAQDIGAPVGSVQALTFHAAARRQLQYFWPRVVGDTGWQLLDTKFSVVAQAASRARLQVSTDDVRDLAGEIEWAKASLISPEGYAAAVAKIQRDIPLDAEKVAIVYAGYEKLKANRDGIALLDFDDLLLHTAGAIENDAAVAAEFRDRYRCFVVDEYQDVTPLQQRVLDAWLGNRDDLTVVGDANQTIYSFTGASPRYLLDFSRQFPDATVVRLERDYRSTPQVVSLANRVIAAARGRVAGSKLHLIGQREPGPSPTFHEHPDEVAEAASVARSIKRLVESGTPAAEIAVLYRINAQSEAYEEALTEAGIPFQVRGGEGFFSRQEIRQSLLALQRAADRGAEGELPLIVRHILEPLGLTDEPPAGAKARERWEALAALAELVDDEVAARPQLDLPALVAELRVRADARHPPVVQGVTLASLHAAKGLEWDAVFLVGVADGTLPISHALAHGPDSEAVEEERRLLYVGITRARMHLELSWALARTPGGRQGRRPSRFLNGIAPQTQAEPTPSRPRRQKGATPRCRVCNAVLSTPPSIMLRRCETCSVDVDDELLNQLKDWRLRTAKELKVPAYVVFTDNTLIAIAESLPADDAALVAIPGIGARKLEQFGPDVLELVRARQ; this comes from the coding sequence ATGCCGGTGACCTTCGACCATCTGACCGGCCTCGACGACGAACAGCGCGAGGCCGTGCTGGCCGCCCGGGGGCCGTTGTGTGTGCTGGCCGGCGCCGGCACCGGCAAGACGCGCACCATCACCCACCGGATCGCGCACCTGGTGGCCAACGGTCATGTGGCCGCCGGGCAGGTGTTGGCGGTGACATTCACCTCGCGCGCCGCGGGGGAGATGCGCTCTCGGCTGCGGGCCATGGACGCGCAGGACATTGGCGCCCCGGTCGGGTCGGTGCAGGCGTTGACATTCCACGCCGCCGCGCGTCGTCAGCTGCAGTACTTCTGGCCGCGCGTCGTCGGCGACACCGGCTGGCAGCTGCTGGACACCAAGTTCTCCGTCGTCGCGCAGGCGGCGAGTCGGGCCCGGCTGCAGGTCAGCACCGACGACGTCCGCGATCTCGCTGGTGAAATCGAATGGGCGAAGGCCTCGTTGATCAGCCCCGAGGGGTACGCCGCGGCGGTGGCCAAAATCCAGCGCGACATCCCGCTGGACGCCGAAAAGGTCGCGATCGTCTACGCCGGTTACGAAAAGTTGAAAGCCAACCGCGACGGGATCGCGCTGCTGGATTTCGATGACCTGCTGTTGCATACCGCGGGGGCGATCGAAAACGACGCGGCGGTGGCCGCCGAGTTCCGGGACCGCTACCGCTGTTTCGTCGTCGACGAGTATCAGGACGTCACGCCGCTGCAGCAGCGGGTGCTCGACGCGTGGCTGGGCAACCGCGACGACCTGACCGTCGTCGGCGACGCCAACCAGACCATCTACTCGTTCACCGGCGCCTCGCCGCGCTACCTGCTCGACTTCTCGCGCCAGTTCCCGGACGCGACGGTGGTCCGGCTGGAACGCGACTACCGGTCCACGCCGCAGGTGGTATCGCTGGCCAACCGGGTCATCGCCGCGGCGCGCGGCCGGGTGGCCGGCAGCAAGCTGCATCTGATCGGTCAGCGTGAGCCGGGTCCGTCGCCGACCTTCCACGAACATCCCGACGAGGTCGCCGAGGCGGCATCGGTCGCGCGTTCGATCAAGCGGCTCGTGGAATCCGGAACGCCCGCAGCCGAAATCGCGGTGCTGTACCGCATCAACGCCCAATCCGAGGCGTACGAAGAGGCGCTCACCGAGGCCGGGATTCCGTTCCAGGTGCGTGGCGGCGAGGGCTTCTTCAGCCGTCAGGAGATCAGGCAGTCGCTGCTGGCACTTCAGCGCGCCGCCGACCGCGGCGCCGAGGGTGAGCTACCGCTGATCGTGCGACACATCCTCGAACCGCTCGGCCTCACCGACGAACCGCCGGCCGGCGCCAAGGCCCGCGAGCGCTGGGAGGCGTTGGCGGCGCTTGCCGAACTCGTCGACGACGAGGTCGCCGCCCGCCCGCAGCTGGACCTGCCTGCGCTGGTGGCCGAATTGCGGGTGCGTGCCGACGCCCGGCACCCACCGGTGGTGCAGGGTGTGACGCTGGCGTCGCTGCACGCCGCCAAGGGTCTGGAATGGGACGCGGTGTTCCTGGTCGGCGTGGCCGACGGCACATTGCCGATCTCGCACGCGCTGGCCCACGGTCCCGACAGCGAGGCCGTGGAGGAGGAGCGTCGTCTCCTGTACGTCGGAATCACCCGGGCTCGAATGCATTTGGAGCTCAGTTGGGCCCTGGCCCGCACGCCAGGTGGCCGGCAGGGGCGGCGTCCGTCACGGTTCCTCAACGGCATCGCACCGCAGACCCAGGCCGAGCCGACGCCGAGCCGGCCCCGCCGGCAGAAGGGCGCCACCCCGCGGTGCCGGGTGTGCAACGCCGTGCTCAGTACGCCGCCGTCAATCATGTTGCGCCGCTGTGAAACCTGCTCGGTCGACGTCGACGACGAGCTGCTGAACCAGCTCAAGGACTGGCGGTTGCGTACCGCCAAGGAGCTGAAAGTGCCTGCCTACGTTGTCTTTACCGACAATACCTTGATTGCGATTGCCGAGTCGCTGCCGGCCGACGATGCGGCGCTGGTGGCGATTCCCGGCATCGGCGCGCGCAAGCTCGAGCAGTTCGGACCCGACGTGCTCGAGCTGGTTCGCGCCCGGCAGTAA
- a CDS encoding WhiB family transcriptional regulator: MSTSTVRQEKLPVLPCHVGNPDLWFAESPMDLERAKVLCGECPIRRQCLAAALDRGEPWGVWGGEIIERGSIVARKRPRGRPRKDVIAA, translated from the coding sequence ATGTCGACATCGACAGTCCGCCAAGAGAAGCTGCCGGTGTTGCCGTGCCACGTCGGGAATCCCGACTTGTGGTTCGCCGAGAGTCCCATGGATCTGGAGCGCGCGAAGGTGCTCTGCGGGGAATGTCCGATCCGGCGGCAATGCCTTGCCGCCGCGCTGGACCGCGGCGAGCCGTGGGGAGTTTGGGGCGGCGAGATCATCGAACGCGGCAGCATCGTGGCGCGCAAGCGGCCACGGGGGCGTCCGCGCAAGGACGTGATCGCGGCCTAG
- a CDS encoding AarF/ABC1/UbiB kinase family protein — protein MDGCQEGAVRDDGLVADIKRGRAARNVKLATIPVGFAGRAALGLGKRLTGKSKDEVQAELLEKAANQLFTVLGELKGGAMKVGQALSVMEAAIPPEFGEPYREALTKLQKDAPPLPAAKVHRVLDGQLGTKWRERFQSFDDTPVASASIGQVHKGVWSDGREVAVKIQYPGADEALRADLKTMQRLVSVFKQLAPGADVEGVVDELIERTEMELDYRLEADNQRAFAKAYQDHPHFVVPHVIASSPKVMITEWIDGVPMAQIIREGTPDERDLCGTRLIELTFDAPARLGMIHGDAHPGNFMMLPGGRMGVIDFGAVGPLPNGLPIEIGQIISLARDKKYDELLPTMERVGFIQKGEQVSVREIDDMLRQYVEPIEVEVFHYTRRWLQKMAAANMNVSSEQIKTARAMDLPAKLAIPLRVIASTVAISCQLDAHVPTRELAAKFVPGFVEPEPAH, from the coding sequence ATCGATGGTTGCCAGGAGGGCGCCGTCAGGGATGATGGTCTGGTGGCAGACATCAAGCGAGGCCGCGCGGCCCGCAACGTCAAGCTGGCGACCATCCCGGTCGGCTTCGCCGGCAGGGCGGCGCTGGGGCTGGGCAAACGACTGACCGGAAAGTCGAAAGACGAGGTCCAGGCCGAGCTGTTGGAGAAGGCCGCCAATCAGTTGTTCACCGTCCTCGGCGAGCTCAAAGGCGGGGCCATGAAAGTGGGCCAGGCGCTGTCGGTGATGGAAGCCGCCATCCCCCCGGAGTTCGGCGAGCCCTATCGCGAGGCCCTGACCAAGCTGCAGAAAGACGCCCCGCCGCTGCCCGCGGCGAAGGTGCACCGGGTGCTCGACGGTCAGCTCGGCACCAAGTGGCGTGAGCGCTTCCAGTCGTTCGACGACACCCCGGTGGCGTCGGCCAGCATCGGCCAGGTGCACAAGGGAGTGTGGTCCGACGGCCGCGAGGTCGCGGTCAAGATCCAGTACCCCGGCGCCGACGAAGCACTGCGCGCCGACCTGAAGACCATGCAGCGCCTGGTCAGCGTGTTCAAGCAGCTCGCGCCGGGCGCCGACGTGGAGGGCGTGGTCGACGAGCTCATCGAACGCACCGAGATGGAGCTGGACTACCGGCTCGAGGCCGACAACCAACGCGCCTTCGCCAAGGCCTACCAGGACCATCCGCATTTCGTGGTGCCGCACGTCATCGCCAGTTCGCCGAAGGTGATGATCACCGAGTGGATCGACGGCGTGCCGATGGCGCAGATCATCCGTGAGGGCACTCCCGACGAGCGAGACCTGTGTGGCACAAGGCTTATCGAGCTGACCTTCGACGCCCCGGCACGGCTCGGCATGATCCACGGTGACGCGCATCCGGGGAACTTCATGATGCTGCCCGGCGGTCGGATGGGCGTCATCGACTTCGGCGCGGTAGGCCCACTGCCGAACGGACTGCCGATCGAGATCGGGCAGATCATCTCGCTGGCTCGCGACAAGAAGTACGACGAGCTGCTGCCCACGATGGAACGGGTCGGCTTCATTCAGAAGGGCGAGCAGGTCTCGGTGCGCGAGATCGACGACATGCTGCGCCAGTACGTGGAACCGATCGAGGTCGAGGTGTTCCACTACACCCGCCGGTGGCTGCAGAAGATGGCCGCAGCGAACATGAACGTCTCGTCGGAGCAGATCAAGACCGCCCGGGCGATGGACCTGCCGGCCAAGCTGGCGATCCCGCTGCGGGTGATCGCGTCGACGGTGGCGATCTCCTGCCAGCTCGACGCCCACGTGCCCACGCGCGAGCTGGCCGCGAAGTTCGTTCCGGGATTCGTCGAGCCCGAACCGGCGCATTAG
- a CDS encoding UPF0182 family protein has protein sequence MSMRPGARMPKLTRRSRILIGIALAVVVLLLVGPRLVDAYVDWLWFGELGYRSVFSTVVVTRIVVFLIAALLVGAIVFTGLALAYRTRPVFVPTAGPNDPVARYRTAVMARLRLFGIGVPAVIGVLSGAVAQSYWSRVQLFLHGGDFGVTDPQFGKDLGFYAFDLPFYRLVLSYLFVAVFLAFLANLISHYVFGGIRLAGRSGVLSRPARIQLVALIGTLVLLKAVAYWFDRYELLSHTRGGKPFTGAGYTDINAVLPAKLILMAIALICAAAVFSALVLRDLRIPAIGLVLLLLSSLIVGAGWPLVVEQISVKPNAAQKESEYISRSIVATRQAYGLTNDHVTYRDYSGTAPTTAQQVASDRATTSNIRVLDPTIISPAFTQFQQGKNFYYFPDQLSIDRYQSADGELRDYVVAARELNPDRLQDNQRDWINRHTVYTHGNGFIASPANTVRGIANDPNQNGGYPEFLASVVGANGNVVSPGPAPLDQPRVYFGPVISNTAADYAIVGKTGADREYDYETNTDTKNYTYTGAGGVPIGNWLARSVFAAKFAERNFLFSNVIGNNSKILFNRDPAQRVEAVAPWLTTDSTVYPAIVNKKMVWVIDGYTTLDNYPYSELTSLSSATADSTEVAVNRLAPDKQVSYIRNSVKATVDAYDGTVTLYAQDESDPVLKAWMAVFPGTVKPKSEISPDLAAHLRYPEDLFKVQRMLLAKYHVDDPVTFFSTSDFWDVPLDPNPTASSYQPPYYIVAKDLARNTNSSSFQLTSAMNRFRRDFLAAYISASSDPETYGRITVLTIPGQVNGPKLAFNAISTDTAVSQDLGVIGRDNQNRIRWGNLLTLPVGQGGLIYVSPVYASPGSSDAASSYPRLIRVAMMYNDKVGYGPTVSTALDGIFGAGAGATATGPAPATGPGSPPPGSRPPAAPPAPVPGSAPEVPTPPVAVTPATPGVPTTLSPAKSAALTDVETALGAVQEAQKNGNFAEYGDALQRLDDAMKKYESAK, from the coding sequence GTGAGTATGCGGCCCGGCGCGCGGATGCCGAAGCTGACTCGGCGCAGCCGGATTCTGATCGGTATTGCGCTCGCGGTCGTCGTGCTGTTGTTGGTGGGGCCACGACTGGTCGACGCCTACGTCGACTGGCTGTGGTTCGGCGAGCTCGGCTACCGGTCGGTGTTCTCCACCGTGGTCGTCACCCGCATCGTCGTCTTCCTGATCGCCGCCCTGCTGGTCGGCGCGATCGTGTTCACCGGCTTGGCCCTGGCGTACCGCACCCGGCCGGTGTTCGTGCCGACCGCCGGTCCCAATGATCCGGTCGCGCGTTACCGCACGGCGGTGATGGCGCGGTTGCGGTTGTTCGGCATCGGGGTGCCTGCCGTGATCGGTGTGCTGTCCGGGGCGGTGGCGCAGAGCTACTGGTCGCGGGTTCAGCTGTTCCTGCACGGCGGCGACTTCGGGGTCACCGACCCGCAGTTCGGTAAGGATCTCGGCTTCTACGCCTTCGATCTGCCGTTCTACCGGTTGGTGCTGTCCTACCTGTTCGTCGCAGTGTTCTTGGCGTTCCTGGCGAACCTGATCAGTCACTACGTCTTCGGCGGGATCCGGCTGGCCGGTCGCAGCGGCGTGCTGAGCCGCCCGGCCCGCATCCAGCTGGTCGCGCTGATCGGAACTCTGGTGCTGCTCAAGGCGGTCGCCTACTGGTTCGACCGCTACGAGCTCCTCAGTCACACCCGTGGCGGAAAGCCGTTCACCGGTGCCGGCTACACCGACATCAATGCGGTGCTGCCGGCCAAGCTGATCCTGATGGCGATCGCGCTGATCTGCGCGGCCGCGGTGTTCTCCGCGCTCGTGCTGCGCGACTTGCGAATTCCGGCGATCGGCCTGGTGCTGTTGCTGTTGAGCTCGCTGATCGTCGGGGCTGGCTGGCCACTGGTGGTCGAGCAGATCAGCGTCAAACCCAATGCGGCGCAGAAGGAAAGCGAATACATCAGTCGCAGCATCGTCGCGACCAGACAGGCGTACGGCCTGACCAACGACCATGTGACGTACCGGGATTACAGCGGCACCGCGCCGACCACCGCGCAGCAGGTGGCCTCCGACCGGGCGACTACGTCGAACATCCGGGTGCTGGACCCGACGATCATCAGCCCGGCGTTCACCCAGTTCCAGCAGGGCAAGAACTTCTACTACTTCCCCGACCAGCTGTCTATCGACCGCTACCAGAGCGCCGATGGGGAGCTGCGTGATTATGTGGTCGCCGCCCGTGAACTCAACCCGGACCGGCTGCAGGACAACCAGCGGGACTGGATCAACCGGCACACCGTCTACACCCACGGAAACGGCTTCATCGCCTCGCCGGCCAACACGGTGCGCGGAATCGCCAACGACCCCAACCAGAATGGTGGTTATCCCGAATTCCTGGCCAGCGTCGTCGGGGCCAACGGCAATGTCGTCTCGCCCGGGCCGGCCCCGCTGGATCAGCCGCGTGTCTATTTCGGCCCGGTCATTTCCAACACCGCGGCCGACTACGCGATCGTCGGCAAGACCGGCGCCGACCGCGAGTACGACTACGAGACCAACACCGACACCAAGAACTACACCTACACCGGCGCCGGTGGTGTGCCGATCGGCAACTGGCTGGCGCGCAGCGTGTTCGCCGCCAAGTTCGCCGAGCGGAACTTCTTGTTCTCCAACGTGATCGGCAACAACAGCAAGATCCTGTTCAACCGCGACCCCGCGCAGCGGGTGGAGGCGGTGGCGCCGTGGCTGACCACCGACAGCACGGTGTACCCGGCGATCGTCAACAAGAAGATGGTGTGGGTCATCGACGGCTACACCACGCTGGACAACTACCCGTACTCGGAGTTGACCTCGCTGTCGTCGGCCACCGCGGACTCCACCGAGGTGGCCGTCAACCGGCTGGCCCCGGACAAGCAGGTGTCCTACATCCGTAACTCGGTCAAGGCCACCGTCGACGCCTACGACGGCACCGTGACGCTGTACGCACAGGACGAGAGCGACCCGGTGCTCAAGGCGTGGATGGCGGTGTTCCCGGGAACGGTCAAGCCGAAGAGTGAGATCTCACCGGATTTGGCTGCGCACCTGCGCTATCCGGAGGATCTGTTCAAGGTGCAGCGCATGCTGCTGGCCAAGTATCACGTCGACGACCCGGTGACGTTCTTCTCCACCTCGGACTTCTGGGACGTGCCGCTCGACCCCAACCCGACCGCGAGCAGCTACCAGCCGCCGTACTACATCGTCGCCAAAGACCTTGCCCGCAACACCAATTCATCCTCGTTCCAGTTGACCAGCGCCATGAACCGGTTCCGGCGCGACTTCCTGGCCGCCTACATCAGCGCCAGCTCCGATCCCGAAACCTATGGGCGGATAACCGTTCTGACGATTCCGGGTCAGGTCAACGGTCCGAAGCTGGCGTTCAACGCGATCAGCACCGACACCGCGGTCAGTCAGGACCTCGGTGTGATCGGACGGGACAACCAGAACCGAATACGGTGGGGCAATCTGCTCACGCTGCCGGTGGGGCAGGGCGGGCTGATCTATGTGTCCCCGGTGTATGCCTCACCGGGCTCCAGTGACGCCGCGTCGTCGTACCCACGGTTGATCCGGGTGGCAATGATGTACAACGACAAGGTCGGCTACGGCCCGACGGTCAGCACCGCGCTGGACGGCATCTTCGGTGCCGGCGCGGGCGCGACGGCCACCGGTCCGGCACCGGCCACCGGGCCGGGCAGTCCGCCGCCGGGCTCGCGCCCGCCGGCAGCTCCACCCGCTCCGGTCCCGGGCAGCGCACCGGAGGTACCCACTCCGCCGGTCGCGGTGACCCCCGCGACCCCGGGTGTCCCGACGACATTGTCGCCGGCGAAATCCGCTGCGCTGACCGATGTCGAGACCGCGTTGGGTGCGGTGCAGGAGGCGCAGAAGAACGGCAACTTCGCCGAATACGGTGATGCGCTGCAACGCCTTGACGACGCGATGAAGAAGTACGAGTCGGCTAAATAA
- a CDS encoding PDZ domain-containing protein, with translation MNRRILTLLTALMPIVVFGVLLAVVTVPYVSLGPGPTFDTLGEVDGKPVVAIEGTDTHPTSGHLNMTTVAQRDGLTLGQALTLWVSGREQLVPRDLVFPPDKSREDVEKDQDADFKRSEDSAEYAALGFLKYPSAVRVEKVNDPGPSAGKLKDGDAIDAVDGKPVANIAEFTALLKATKPGQEIVIDYRRKNAPPGVARITLGNNQDRDYGYLGVAVLDAPWAPFKIDFNLANIGGPSAGLMFSLAVIDKLTTGDLNGSKFIAGTGTINADGKVGPIGGITHKMLAAQEAGASVFLVPADNCDEARSMRDDGMELVKVDTLTSAVDSLHTLTSGGRPPSC, from the coding sequence GTGAACAGGCGGATTCTGACGTTGCTGACGGCGCTCATGCCGATCGTCGTCTTCGGCGTGCTGCTGGCGGTCGTGACGGTGCCCTATGTGTCGCTGGGCCCCGGGCCGACGTTCGACACGCTCGGCGAGGTCGACGGCAAGCCGGTGGTGGCCATCGAGGGCACCGACACCCATCCCACCTCGGGGCACCTGAACATGACCACCGTCGCCCAGCGCGACGGTCTGACGCTCGGGCAGGCGCTGACGCTGTGGGTGTCGGGTCGGGAGCAGTTGGTGCCGCGGGATCTGGTGTTCCCGCCGGACAAGTCGCGTGAGGACGTCGAGAAGGATCAGGACGCCGACTTCAAGCGGTCCGAGGACAGCGCCGAGTACGCGGCGCTGGGGTTTCTGAAGTACCCCTCGGCGGTGCGGGTGGAGAAGGTCAACGACCCCGGGCCGTCGGCAGGCAAATTGAAGGACGGCGACGCGATCGACGCCGTCGACGGTAAGCCGGTAGCGAACATCGCGGAGTTCACGGCATTGCTGAAGGCCACCAAGCCGGGCCAGGAGATCGTCATCGACTACCGCCGCAAGAACGCCCCGCCGGGCGTCGCGCGAATCACGTTGGGCAACAACCAGGACCGCGACTACGGCTACCTCGGGGTGGCCGTGCTCGACGCGCCGTGGGCTCCGTTCAAGATCGACTTCAACCTGGCCAACATCGGCGGCCCGTCGGCGGGGCTCATGTTCAGCCTGGCCGTCATCGACAAGCTGACCACCGGTGACCTCAACGGATCGAAGTTCATCGCGGGCACCGGGACGATCAACGCCGACGGCAAGGTGGGCCCGATCGGCGGCATCACCCACAAGATGCTGGCCGCCCAGGAGGCCGGCGCGAGCGTCTTCCTGGTGCCCGCCGACAATTGCGACGAGGCAAGGTCGATGCGCGACGACGGAATGGAACTGGTGAAGGTCGACACGTTGACCAGCGCGGTCGATTCCCTGCACACGCTGACCTCCGGCGGGCGTCCGCCCAGCTGCTAG